Proteins encoded in a region of the Streptomyces sp. NBC_00513 genome:
- a CDS encoding 8-amino-7-oxononanoate synthase encodes MTEHTPEPEDVFAWIDGEERAREQAGLMRTLRPRPSDSPLLDLAGNDYLGLSRHPETIRGAREAAERWGGGATGSRLVTGTTELHARLEEELAAFCGFEAALVLSSGYAANLAAVTALSDRDTLVVSDAGNHASIVDGCRLSRARIAVTPHGDADIARKTLAGHEGRALLVSDSVFSVDGDAAPLRAYAAACRDEGAALVVDDAHGLGVLGEGGRGALHAVGLAGAPGVVATMTLSKSLGSQGGVVLGPAKVIRHLINTARTFIFDTGLAPAAAGAALASLRLLQREPERADRVREVATALYGRLTASGLAAARPDAAVVSVRAPSASAALRWATDCREAGLFVGCFRPPSVPDGISRLRLTARANLTGEEIDRAVEVILRTAPAGAAGL; translated from the coding sequence ATGACCGAGCACACCCCGGAGCCCGAGGACGTCTTCGCCTGGATCGACGGCGAGGAGCGGGCACGTGAGCAGGCAGGACTGATGCGGACCCTGCGCCCGAGGCCGTCCGACTCGCCGCTCCTGGACCTCGCCGGCAACGACTACCTGGGTCTCTCCCGGCATCCCGAGACGATCCGCGGCGCGCGGGAGGCGGCCGAGCGCTGGGGCGGGGGAGCCACTGGATCACGCCTGGTGACGGGTACGACCGAGCTTCATGCCCGGCTCGAGGAGGAGCTGGCGGCCTTCTGCGGGTTCGAGGCGGCACTGGTCCTCTCCTCCGGGTACGCGGCCAACCTGGCGGCGGTCACCGCCCTCAGCGACCGGGACACGCTCGTCGTCTCCGACGCGGGGAACCACGCCTCGATCGTCGACGGCTGCCGCCTCTCGCGGGCCCGGATCGCGGTCACCCCGCACGGCGACGCGGATATCGCGCGCAAGACGCTCGCCGGGCACGAGGGCCGTGCCCTGCTGGTCAGCGACTCGGTCTTCTCCGTGGACGGGGACGCCGCCCCGCTCCGCGCGTACGCGGCGGCCTGCCGCGACGAGGGCGCGGCACTGGTCGTGGACGACGCCCACGGGCTCGGTGTCCTGGGCGAGGGCGGCCGGGGCGCGCTGCACGCCGTCGGGTTGGCGGGCGCGCCCGGCGTGGTCGCGACGATGACCCTGTCGAAGTCCCTCGGCAGCCAGGGCGGGGTCGTGCTCGGCCCGGCGAAGGTGATCCGACACCTGATCAACACGGCCCGGACCTTCATCTTCGACACCGGGCTGGCTCCGGCCGCGGCGGGCGCGGCGCTCGCGAGCCTGCGTCTGCTCCAGCGGGAACCGGAGCGGGCGGACCGGGTGCGGGAGGTGGCCACCGCGCTGTACGGGCGGCTCACCGCGTCCGGCCTGGCCGCGGCCAGGCCGGACGCGGCCGTGGTGTCGGTGCGGGCCCCGTCGGCCTCGGCGGCACTGCGCTGGGCCACCGACTGCCGTGAGGCGGGACTGTTCGTGGGGTGCTTCCGGCCGCCGTCCGTACCGGACGGCATCTCCCGGCTGCGGCTGACCGCCCGGGCGAATCTCACGGGGGAGGAGATCGACCGGGCCGTCGAGGTGATCCTTCGTACCGCTCCCGCCGGAGCCGCGGGCCTGTAG
- a CDS encoding helix-turn-helix transcriptional regulator yields the protein MQHGPAVRRRKLGEELRALRDRSGLTSGEAARIVGWHQSKISRIETGRSGAKTADIRLLLDAYGDVVSTQQRALLEALGASAAGSGAGDAARGRQWWHDYRGLLPQEYRDFISLEAGARAARTVELSVVPGLLQTPGYARAVTRAALGGLPEPKVDALVDVRLARQSVLRADPPLQLSAVLDEAVLRRQIGGPGVMEEQLRHLVEVALLPQVRLQVLPFSVGGHLGLTGPFVIFSFPSIADLDVVVLDHLTSSLYLERKEDLEAYSAAFRTIQAHALPPQDSSDLISSIADDA from the coding sequence ATGCAGCACGGTCCCGCGGTGCGCCGACGCAAGCTCGGCGAGGAACTGCGTGCGCTCCGTGACCGGTCCGGACTCACCAGCGGTGAGGCGGCCCGGATCGTGGGATGGCATCAGTCGAAAATCAGCCGCATCGAGACGGGTCGCAGTGGCGCGAAGACAGCGGACATCCGACTGCTGCTCGACGCCTACGGTGATGTGGTCAGCACGCAGCAGCGGGCCCTGTTGGAGGCCCTCGGCGCCTCGGCGGCGGGCTCGGGAGCGGGCGACGCCGCGCGCGGCCGGCAGTGGTGGCACGACTATCGGGGGCTGCTGCCGCAGGAGTACCGGGACTTCATCAGCCTGGAGGCCGGCGCCCGCGCCGCCCGGACGGTGGAACTCTCCGTGGTTCCGGGTCTGTTGCAGACGCCCGGGTACGCACGCGCGGTGACCAGGGCGGCCCTGGGCGGGCTGCCCGAGCCGAAGGTGGACGCGCTGGTCGACGTACGGCTGGCCCGGCAGTCGGTGTTGCGGGCCGATCCGCCGCTCCAGCTGAGCGCCGTACTGGACGAGGCGGTGCTGCGGCGCCAGATCGGGGGGCCGGGGGTGATGGAGGAGCAGCTGCGACATTTGGTGGAGGTGGCTCTGTTGCCCCAAGTGCGGCTCCAGGTACTGCCGTTCAGCGTGGGGGGTCATCTCGGCCTTACCGGACCGTTCGTCATCTTCTCATTTCCGAGCATCGCCGATCTGGATGTGGTGGTCCTCGACCATTTGACGAGTAGCCTCTATCTGGAGCGGAAGGAAGACCTCGAGGCGTACAGCGCCGCGTTCCGCACCATCCAGGCGCACGCCCTCCCGCCGCAGGACTCGTCGGATCTCATCAGCTCCATCGCTGACGACGCGTAA
- a CDS encoding urease subunit alpha encodes MAELSRQVYADLFGPTAGDRIRLADTDLFVEIEEDLSGGPGRSGDEAVFGGGKVIRESMGQARTTRAEGAPDTVITGVVVLDHWGIVKADLGIRDGRICGIGKAGNPDTMDGVDPALVIGPETEIIAGNGKIVTAGAIDAHVHFISPTVIDEALASGITTLVGGGTGPAEGSKATTVTPGPWHLARMFAALEAYPVNIGLLGKGNTMSREGMYSQLRGGALGFKIHEDWGATPAAIDACLGVCEETGAQVAIHTDTLNEAGFVADTLAAIAGRTIHSYHTEGAGGGHAPDIITVVSEPNILPSSTNPTRPHTVNTVEEHLDMLMVCHHLNPAVPEDLAFAESRIRPSTIAAEDVLHDLGAISIISSDSQAMGRVGEVIMRTWQTAHVMKKRRGFLPGDGPADNHRARRYVAKYTINPAVAQGLAREIGSVEPGKLADLVLWQPAFFGVKPELVIKGGQIAYAQMGDANASIPTPQPVLPRPMFGHLGRAPALNSLNFTAQAALDDGLPERLGLGKRFTAIESTRKVTKADMRNNDAMPRVEVDADTFTVSIDGEVVEPAPATELPMAQRYFLF; translated from the coding sequence ATGGCTGAGCTGTCACGCCAGGTGTACGCCGACCTGTTCGGGCCGACGGCGGGTGACCGGATCCGGCTCGCCGACACCGACCTCTTCGTGGAGATCGAGGAGGACCTGAGCGGCGGACCCGGACGCTCCGGCGACGAGGCCGTGTTCGGCGGCGGCAAGGTCATCCGCGAATCCATGGGCCAGGCGCGCACCACGCGCGCCGAGGGCGCCCCGGACACGGTGATCACCGGCGTCGTCGTCCTCGACCACTGGGGCATCGTCAAGGCCGACCTGGGCATTCGGGACGGCCGGATCTGCGGCATCGGCAAGGCCGGCAACCCCGACACCATGGACGGGGTGGACCCCGCCCTCGTCATCGGCCCCGAGACCGAGATCATCGCGGGCAACGGGAAGATCGTCACGGCCGGCGCCATCGACGCGCACGTCCACTTCATCTCCCCGACGGTCATCGACGAGGCCCTCGCCTCCGGCATCACCACCCTCGTCGGCGGCGGAACCGGACCCGCCGAGGGCTCCAAGGCCACCACCGTCACGCCCGGACCCTGGCACCTGGCGCGGATGTTCGCGGCGCTGGAGGCCTACCCCGTCAACATCGGCCTGCTCGGCAAGGGCAACACCATGTCCCGCGAGGGCATGTACTCCCAACTGCGCGGCGGAGCGCTGGGATTCAAGATCCACGAGGACTGGGGGGCGACCCCCGCCGCCATCGACGCCTGCCTGGGAGTCTGTGAGGAGACCGGCGCCCAGGTGGCCATCCACACCGACACGCTCAACGAGGCCGGGTTCGTCGCGGACACCCTCGCCGCCATCGCCGGCCGCACCATCCACTCGTACCACACCGAGGGCGCGGGCGGCGGGCACGCACCCGACATCATCACCGTGGTGTCTGAGCCGAACATACTGCCCAGCTCCACCAACCCGACCCGGCCGCACACCGTCAACACCGTCGAGGAACACCTCGACATGCTCATGGTCTGCCACCACCTCAACCCGGCGGTACCCGAGGACCTCGCCTTCGCCGAATCGCGGATCAGACCCTCGACCATCGCCGCCGAGGACGTCCTGCACGACCTCGGGGCGATCTCCATCATCTCCTCCGACTCCCAGGCCATGGGCCGCGTCGGCGAGGTGATCATGCGCACCTGGCAGACCGCCCACGTGATGAAGAAACGGCGGGGATTCCTGCCCGGCGACGGACCGGCCGACAACCACCGCGCCCGCCGCTACGTCGCCAAGTACACGATCAACCCGGCCGTGGCCCAGGGCCTCGCCCGCGAGATCGGCTCGGTGGAACCCGGCAAGCTGGCCGACCTGGTGCTGTGGCAGCCGGCCTTCTTCGGCGTCAAGCCCGAACTGGTCATCAAGGGCGGCCAGATCGCCTACGCGCAGATGGGCGACGCCAACGCCTCCATCCCCACCCCCCAGCCGGTGCTGCCCCGCCCCATGTTCGGCCATCTCGGGCGGGCCCCCGCCCTGAACTCCCTGAACTTCACCGCGCAGGCCGCGCTGGACGACGGACTGCCCGAACGGCTCGGACTCGGCAAGCGGTTCACGGCCATCGAGAGCACCCGCAAGGTGACGAAGGCCGACATGCGCAACAACGACGCCATGCCGAGGGTCGAGGTGGACGCCGACACCTTCACCGTCAGCATCGACGGGGAGGTCGTGGAGCCGGCGCCCGCGACGGAACTGCCCATGGCCCAGCGATACTTCCTCTTCTGA
- a CDS encoding adenosylmethionine--8-amino-7-oxononanoate transaminase, whose product MPDQHLPPDDRQDPPDALPPADLVALDRQHVWHPYGPMPGRQDPLVVASASGVRLRLATPSEGHEELVDGMSSWWSAVHGYNHPVLNEAVTAQLGRMSHVMFGGLTHEPAVRLATRLVEITPAGLEHVFLADSGSVAVEVAVKMCLQYWRSVGRPGKTRLLTWRGGYHGDTWQPMAVCDPEGGMHELWSGQLPRQLFADAPPAGFDVPVDPSYVAHLRSLISAHADELAAVIVEPVVQGAGGMRFHNPDYLAVLRDLCDEYDVLLVLDEIATGFGRTGALFAAEHAGITPDVMCLGKALTGGYVTLSATLCTERVADGISRGEVPVLAHGPTFMGNPLATAVANASIDLLLSQDWQREIKRLEAGLVAGLEPARALPGVRDVRVLGAIGVIQLDHPVDMAAATRAAVREGVWLRPFRDLIYTMPPFVTGDADVARICRAACAAAREG is encoded by the coding sequence ATGCCTGATCAGCACCTCCCGCCGGACGATCGACAAGACCCGCCGGACGCGCTGCCGCCGGCCGACCTGGTCGCGTTGGACCGGCAGCACGTCTGGCACCCGTACGGCCCGATGCCCGGCAGGCAGGATCCGCTGGTCGTCGCCTCCGCTTCGGGTGTCCGGCTGCGGCTCGCGACCCCCTCGGAGGGGCACGAGGAGCTGGTCGACGGCATGTCCTCCTGGTGGTCGGCCGTCCACGGCTACAACCACCCGGTGCTGAACGAGGCCGTGACCGCCCAGTTGGGTCGGATGTCGCACGTCATGTTCGGCGGGCTCACCCACGAGCCCGCCGTCCGTCTCGCGACGAGGCTCGTCGAGATCACCCCGGCCGGCCTGGAGCACGTGTTCCTGGCCGACTCGGGTTCGGTCGCCGTCGAGGTCGCCGTGAAGATGTGCCTCCAGTACTGGCGCTCCGTCGGCCGGCCCGGCAAGACCCGCCTGCTCACCTGGCGGGGCGGCTACCACGGGGACACCTGGCAGCCGATGGCCGTCTGCGACCCCGAGGGCGGAATGCACGAGCTGTGGTCGGGGCAACTGCCGCGGCAACTGTTCGCGGACGCCCCTCCGGCCGGGTTCGACGTGCCGGTGGACCCCTCGTACGTGGCCCACCTGCGCTCCCTGATCTCGGCGCACGCCGACGAACTGGCGGCCGTGATCGTGGAGCCCGTGGTCCAGGGCGCGGGCGGGATGCGGTTCCACAACCCGGACTACCTCGCCGTGCTCCGGGACCTGTGCGACGAGTACGACGTCCTCCTCGTCCTGGACGAGATCGCCACCGGCTTCGGCCGCACGGGCGCGCTGTTCGCGGCGGAACACGCCGGGATCACCCCGGACGTGATGTGCCTGGGCAAGGCCCTGACCGGCGGATACGTCACCCTCTCCGCGACGCTCTGCACCGAGCGGGTGGCCGACGGGATCTCCCGCGGCGAGGTGCCCGTGCTGGCCCACGGGCCGACGTTCATGGGCAACCCGCTGGCGACGGCGGTGGCGAACGCCTCGATCGACCTGCTGCTGAGCCAGGACTGGCAACGGGAGATCAAGCGCCTCGAAGCCGGCCTCGTGGCGGGCCTGGAACCGGCCAGGGCGCTTCCCGGCGTACGGGACGTCCGGGTCCTCGGCGCGATCGGCGTGATCCAGCTCGACCACCCCGTGGACATGGCCGCCGCCACCCGGGCGGCCGTCCGGGAAGGGGTCTGGCTGCGCCCGTTCCGCGATCTGATCTACACGATGCCTCCGTTCGTGACGGGCGACGCCGACGTGGCGCGCATCTGCCGTGCGGCGTGCGCAGCGGCCCGGGAGGGCTGA
- a CDS encoding DUF397 domain-containing protein: MSATPLSTSGLLISARWRRSSRSTGMNNCVEAAVLGGGLLAVRDSKRTDGPAVLFTGPAWQGFLASVRADAHV; the protein is encoded by the coding sequence GTGTCCGCAACCCCCTTATCCACCAGCGGACTTCTGATCAGCGCGCGGTGGCGGCGGAGCAGCCGCAGCACCGGAATGAACAACTGCGTGGAAGCGGCCGTCCTCGGTGGCGGCCTGCTGGCCGTCCGTGACTCCAAACGGACGGACGGCCCGGCCGTGCTCTTCACCGGGCCGGCCTGGCAGGGCTTCCTCGCATCCGTACGGGCGGACGCACACGTCTGA
- a CDS encoding urease accessory protein UreD encodes MTGAPAVPALGLRATARIGAVRDGRGGTALPLLAGEGPLALRRVRGVAAEAEVMLVGAMSAPLGGDHLTVEASVGPGARLGLRSAAATLALPGRGGEPARYDVRLTLAEEARVRWLPEPLVSVRGSDLRVTTRVELASTARLLLREEQVLGRSGEVPGLLRSRLTVDRAGRPLLDQEVACGPGAPGGWDGPAGLAGHRALGQLLIVDPGFERTPPAAAVLGEFAVVTPLPGPAVLVTALAPDALRLRELLDAARVTYGW; translated from the coding sequence GTGACCGGCGCCCCGGCGGTACCCGCCCTCGGGCTGCGCGCCACCGCCCGGATCGGCGCCGTCCGCGACGGGCGCGGCGGCACCGCGCTGCCCCTGCTCGCCGGGGAGGGACCGCTCGCGCTGCGCCGCGTGCGGGGCGTTGCCGCCGAGGCCGAGGTGATGCTGGTCGGCGCCATGAGCGCCCCGCTCGGCGGCGACCACCTCACCGTCGAGGCGAGCGTCGGGCCGGGCGCCCGGCTGGGGCTCCGCTCGGCGGCGGCCACCCTGGCGCTGCCCGGCCGGGGCGGGGAACCCGCGCGGTACGACGTACGGCTGACCCTCGCGGAGGAGGCGCGGGTGCGGTGGCTGCCCGAGCCGCTCGTGTCCGTGCGCGGCAGTGACCTGCGGGTCACCACCCGCGTCGAACTGGCCTCCACCGCACGGCTGCTGCTGCGCGAGGAGCAGGTGCTCGGCCGCAGCGGGGAGGTCCCGGGCCTGCTGCGCAGCCGGCTGACCGTCGACCGGGCCGGCCGGCCGCTGCTGGATCAGGAGGTGGCCTGCGGCCCGGGAGCACCCGGCGGCTGGGACGGTCCGGCCGGACTCGCGGGCCACCGGGCACTGGGTCAACTGCTGATCGTGGATCCCGGGTTCGAGCGGACGCCGCCCGCCGCCGCCGTGCTCGGCGAGTTCGCGGTGGTGACTCCGTTGCCGGGGCCGGCCGTGTTGGTGACGGCCCTCGCCCCGGACGCGCTCCGGCTGCGGGAACTCCTCGACGCGGCCCGCGTGACGTACGGCTGGTGA
- a CDS encoding ATP-binding protein, translating to MADHQEASVTLPSDPASVAAARRYVAEVLGDWGLPDESETADTVRLIVSELATNAVQHTRGQSPTFTVDVRLERGEWLRVGVTDSHPRHPRRLPAAVQQDNGRGMVIIRWLAAEAGGRLSVTPTEDGGKTVWIALPWTVVAATTAPTGC from the coding sequence ATGGCAGATCACCAGGAAGCATCCGTCACTCTGCCGAGCGACCCGGCCTCGGTCGCCGCTGCCCGCCGGTACGTCGCGGAGGTGCTCGGCGACTGGGGACTGCCCGACGAATCCGAGACGGCCGACACCGTGCGGCTGATCGTTTCGGAACTCGCGACCAACGCGGTCCAGCACACGCGCGGTCAGTCGCCCACGTTCACCGTCGACGTCCGGCTGGAGCGCGGTGAATGGCTGCGCGTCGGCGTGACGGACAGTCACCCGCGCCATCCCCGGCGGCTCCCCGCGGCGGTCCAGCAGGACAACGGGCGGGGCATGGTCATCATCCGCTGGCTGGCCGCCGAGGCGGGCGGGCGGCTGTCGGTCACCCCGACCGAGGACGGTGGCAAGACCGTGTGGATCGCGCTGCCGTGGACCGTGGTCGCCGCGACGACGGCCCCCACCGGCTGCTGA
- a CDS encoding urease accessory protein UreF, which produces MSLAALLVLADGRFPAGGHAHSGGAEAACKAGRIHDAATLADFCRGRLHTSGLVAAGLAAAAALGLDPVELDAAADARTPSPALRTAARRLGRQLLRAARATWPAGELDALAAAFPRGAHQPVVLGVTARAAGLGPSDAAHVAAYESVSGPATATVRLLGLDPFEASAVLARLAPELDAVSARATEAARRARDEGTGALPAASSPLLDISAQVHAAWPVRLFAS; this is translated from the coding sequence ATGAGCCTCGCCGCGCTGCTCGTCCTCGCGGACGGCCGCTTCCCCGCCGGAGGGCACGCCCACTCCGGCGGGGCGGAGGCCGCCTGCAAGGCGGGCCGGATCCACGACGCAGCCACCCTCGCCGACTTCTGCCGCGGCCGGCTGCACACCTCCGGGCTCGTCGCCGCCGGGCTCGCGGCCGCCGCCGCCCTCGGACTCGACCCCGTCGAACTCGACGCCGCCGCCGACGCCCGCACCCCCTCGCCCGCACTGCGCACCGCCGCGCGCAGGCTCGGCAGGCAACTGCTGAGGGCCGCCCGCGCGACCTGGCCGGCCGGCGAACTGGACGCCCTGGCCGCCGCCTTCCCGCGCGGCGCCCACCAGCCCGTGGTCCTCGGCGTCACCGCCCGGGCGGCCGGACTCGGGCCTTCGGACGCCGCGCACGTGGCCGCGTACGAGAGCGTCAGCGGGCCCGCCACCGCGACCGTGCGCCTGCTCGGCCTCGACCCCTTCGAGGCGAGCGCCGTACTGGCCCGACTCGCACCCGAGCTCGACGCCGTGTCCGCGCGGGCCACCGAGGCGGCCCGGCGCGCCCGCGACGAGGGAACGGGAGCACTGCCCGCAGCCTCCTCGCCGCTGCTGGACATCTCGGCCCAGGTCCATGCCGCCTGGCCGGTACGGCTCTTCGCGTCCTGA
- a CDS encoding urease subunit beta has product MIPGEIRFGDGPVRLNEGRPVTRLTVLNAADRPVQVGSHYHFAEVNPGLDFDRSAARGLRLNIAAGTAVRFEPGIPVAVELVPLGGLRTVPGLRGETGGPLDG; this is encoded by the coding sequence ATGATCCCCGGCGAAATCCGCTTCGGGGACGGTCCGGTGCGCCTCAACGAGGGCCGTCCCGTCACCCGTCTCACCGTGCTCAACGCCGCCGACCGACCCGTTCAGGTCGGCTCGCACTACCACTTCGCCGAGGTCAATCCGGGCCTCGACTTCGACCGCTCCGCCGCCCGCGGGCTCCGCCTCAACATCGCCGCCGGTACCGCGGTCCGCTTCGAGCCGGGCATCCCGGTCGCGGTGGAACTCGTACCGCTGGGCGGACTGCGGACCGTGCCGGGGCTGCGCGGGGAGACCGGGGGACCCCTCGATGGCTGA
- the bioB gene encoding biotin synthase BioB has product MDLLNTLVDKGLRRELPTREEALAVLATSDDELLDVVTAAGKVRRQWFGRRVKLNYLVNLKSGLCPEDCSYCSQRLGSKAEILKYTWLKPEEASQAAAAGVAGGAKRVCLVASGRGPTDRDVDRVGKTIEAIKEQNEGIEVCACLGLLSDGQAERLKDAGADAYNHNLNTSEATYGQITKTHTYADRVDTVQKAQAAGLSACSGLIAGMGESDEDLVDVVYSLRELDPDSVPVNFLIPFEGTPLAKEWNLTPQRCLRILAMVRFVCPDVEVRLAGGREVHLRSMQPLALHLVNSIFLGDYLTSEGQAGQADLDMIADAGFEVEGAGTTTLPTHRADAAAAPAAAGGCGSHGGGASLCGPSGTADSAEAAGCGSACGGCSGHAEPAAASRARVEPGEVRSDLVSVRRRGAGTDIAPNA; this is encoded by the coding sequence ATGGACCTGCTGAACACCCTGGTGGACAAGGGGCTGCGGCGCGAGCTGCCGACCCGCGAAGAGGCGCTCGCCGTACTGGCGACCTCGGACGACGAACTGCTCGACGTGGTGACCGCGGCCGGCAAGGTACGCCGCCAGTGGTTCGGCCGTCGCGTGAAGCTGAACTACCTGGTCAACCTGAAGTCGGGCCTCTGCCCGGAGGACTGCTCGTACTGTTCCCAGCGCCTGGGTTCGAAGGCGGAGATCCTCAAGTACACGTGGCTGAAACCCGAGGAGGCCTCCCAGGCCGCCGCGGCCGGCGTCGCGGGCGGGGCCAAGCGGGTCTGTCTGGTGGCGAGCGGACGCGGTCCGACGGACCGTGACGTGGACCGGGTCGGCAAGACGATCGAGGCGATCAAGGAGCAGAACGAGGGCATCGAGGTCTGTGCCTGCCTGGGTCTGCTCTCGGACGGTCAGGCGGAGCGTCTGAAGGACGCGGGTGCGGATGCCTACAACCACAACCTCAACACCTCCGAGGCCACGTACGGCCAGATCACCAAGACCCACACGTACGCGGACCGCGTCGACACGGTGCAGAAGGCGCAGGCCGCCGGCCTGTCCGCCTGCTCCGGCCTGATCGCGGGCATGGGCGAGAGCGACGAGGACCTCGTCGACGTCGTCTACTCGCTGCGCGAGCTGGACCCGGACTCGGTGCCGGTCAACTTCCTGATCCCCTTCGAGGGCACGCCGCTGGCCAAGGAGTGGAACCTCACCCCGCAGCGCTGCCTCCGGATCCTGGCGATGGTGCGGTTCGTCTGCCCCGACGTCGAGGTCCGGCTCGCGGGCGGGCGCGAGGTGCACCTGCGCTCCATGCAGCCGCTGGCCCTGCACCTGGTCAACTCGATCTTCCTCGGCGACTACCTGACCAGTGAGGGCCAGGCCGGTCAGGCCGACCTGGACATGATCGCGGACGCCGGTTTCGAGGTGGAGGGCGCCGGTACGACGACCCTGCCCACGCACCGCGCCGACGCGGCGGCGGCGCCCGCCGCGGCCGGGGGCTGCGGTTCGCACGGCGGCGGCGCATCGCTCTGTGGCCCTTCCGGGACCGCGGACTCCGCCGAGGCGGCGGGCTGCGGTTCGGCGTGCGGCGGCTGCTCGGGGCACGCCGAGCCGGCGGCTGCCTCCCGCGCCCGGGTGGAGCCCGGTGAGGTGCGCTCGGACCTGGTGTCGGTGCGTCGACGTGGCGCGGGGACGGACATCGCCCCCAATGCCTGA
- a CDS encoding VOC family protein — MFLNPVRHITFDALDPYKIAEFWSAVTGYPIHPDDVEGDDEILLEPGQPGVPGLLFIRVPDAKSVKNRVHLDIQPPTGTRDETVARLTGLGARIVDDRRDEDGVLGWVVLADPEGNELCIERSAEERAGS, encoded by the coding sequence ATGTTTCTCAACCCGGTCCGCCACATCACCTTCGACGCCCTCGACCCCTACAAGATCGCCGAGTTCTGGTCGGCCGTGACCGGTTACCCGATCCATCCGGACGACGTGGAGGGCGACGACGAGATCCTGCTGGAGCCGGGACAGCCCGGTGTCCCGGGTCTGTTGTTCATCCGCGTGCCGGACGCCAAGTCCGTGAAGAACCGGGTCCACCTGGACATCCAGCCGCCCACCGGGACGCGCGACGAGACCGTCGCGCGGCTGACCGGGCTCGGGGCGCGGATCGTGGACGACCGGCGGGACGAGGACGGGGTCCTCGGCTGGGTCGTGCTCGCCGACCCCGAGGGGAACGAACTGTGCATCGAGCGCAGCGCCGAGGAGCGCGCCGGCTCCTGA
- a CDS encoding urease subunit gamma — translation MQLTPHEQERLLIHVAADVAEKRRARGVRLNHPEAVALITSHILEGARDGRTVAELMASGRTVLAREEVMEGIPEMIHDVQVEATFPDGTKLVTVHDPIV, via the coding sequence GTGCAATTGACACCGCACGAGCAGGAGAGACTGCTCATCCACGTGGCGGCGGACGTGGCCGAGAAGCGGAGGGCGCGCGGGGTGCGCCTCAACCACCCCGAGGCCGTGGCCCTCATCACCTCGCACATCCTCGAAGGCGCCCGGGACGGACGGACGGTGGCCGAGCTGATGGCCTCCGGCCGTACCGTGCTGGCGCGCGAGGAGGTCATGGAGGGGATCCCCGAGATGATCCACGACGTGCAGGTCGAGGCGACCTTCCCGGACGGCACCAAGCTCGTCACCGTCCACGACCCGATCGTCTGA
- the ureG gene encoding urease accessory protein UreG: MHLDHAVTYPHRHTHGADPVRGDGTRRALRLGLGGPVGSGKTATVAALCRALRAELSMAVVTNDIYTREDAEFLLREAVLPPERIAAVETGACPHTAIRDDISANLEAVEELEETVGPLDLILVESGGDNLTATFSRGLVDAQIFVIDVAGGDDIPRKGGPGVTTADLLIVNKTDLAPHVGSDLERMARDAAEQRGELPVAFQSLRGPEGVAPVADWVRERIAAWTAVR; this comes from the coding sequence GTGCACCTCGACCACGCCGTGACCTACCCCCACCGCCACACCCACGGCGCCGACCCCGTCCGCGGGGACGGCACCCGCCGCGCCCTGCGCCTCGGCCTCGGCGGGCCCGTCGGCTCCGGCAAGACCGCCACCGTCGCCGCGCTGTGCCGGGCGCTGCGCGCGGAGTTGTCCATGGCCGTCGTCACCAACGACATCTACACCCGCGAGGACGCCGAGTTCCTGCTCCGCGAGGCCGTCCTGCCGCCCGAGCGGATCGCCGCCGTCGAGACGGGCGCCTGCCCGCACACCGCCATCCGCGACGACATCTCCGCCAACCTGGAAGCCGTGGAGGAACTGGAGGAGACCGTCGGCCCGCTCGACCTGATCCTCGTCGAGTCCGGGGGCGACAACCTCACCGCCACCTTCTCCCGAGGCCTGGTCGACGCCCAGATCTTCGTCATCGACGTGGCCGGGGGTGACGACATCCCGCGCAAGGGCGGCCCCGGAGTCACCACCGCCGACCTGCTCATCGTCAACAAGACCGACCTCGCCCCCCACGTCGGCTCCGACCTGGAGCGGATGGCCCGGGACGCCGCCGAACAACGAGGTGAACTTCCCGTCGCCTTCCAGTCCCTGCGCGGGCCCGAGGGAGTCGCCCCGGTGGCCGACTGGGTGCGCGAGCGGATCGCCGCCTGGACGGCCGTACGGTGA